ATCGTTATGATAAGGTTGAAAAAACCCTGCAGCGTTTTGTGGAAGATATAGATTCCGTAACAGATCCTTCAGATAATATAGATAATGAGGATCAAAGTAGCTCTAAAAAATACCGTTCTAAGTTAAATAAGGCTGCTATTGTTATATCAATACTCTGTGCCCTATGTGCCGGTTTAGTAATTGTTGTAGTTCGTTTGTATATAAAGAATAGGAAGCAAAAATAAGACCGGACCTTTTATATATTGACAAAGAAACATATCTGTTATACAATATGTATAACAGATATAACTAAATTGGTTGTGTATCTATGTGATTTAATCACATAAAATAAAGTAAGAGGTGTATACGATGTATGTGAAGATTGATTTTAATAGTGATGAAGCTCTTTATATACAGCTAAGAAATCAGATCATATATGGCATTGCATCCTCTCAGTTCCAGGAAGGGGATAATCTTCCGTCAGTAAGAGAATTGGCAGAGTATATTGGAATCAATATGCATACAGTTAATAAAGCATATTCTATTCTGAAACAGGAGGGATATATTAAACTGGATCGAAGAAAAGGCGCAGTAGTTGCTATTGATGTCAATAAGATGCAGGCTATTGAGGATTTGAAGGAAGAACTTAGAGTAATACTGGCCAAGGCAATTTGTAAAAACTTAAGTCGTAATGACGTAATTGAGGTTATTAATGAGATTTATAATGAGTTTGAAAGGG
This genomic interval from Herbinix luporum contains the following:
- a CDS encoding GntR family transcriptional regulator, with amino-acid sequence MYVKIDFNSDEALYIQLRNQIIYGIASSQFQEGDNLPSVRELAEYIGINMHTVNKAYSILKQEGYIKLDRRKGAVVAIDVNKMQAIEDLKEELRVILAKAICKNLSRNDVIEVINEIYNEFERG